The DNA window GACAGGGACGGCCGGTGGCCCAGGACGTCGGCGGCGACTTCCCGTACCTCGTCGGGTGTCACTGCCGCCATCCGGGCGAGCATGTCGTCGACGGAGATGTGCTCGCCCCAGGCCAGCTCGCTCTTGCCGATGCGGTTCATGAGCGCGCCGGTGTCCTCCAGGCCGAGGACGGTGGAGCCGGAGAGCTGGCCGACGGCGCGGTCGATCTCCTCGTCGGGCAGACCGTTCGCGGCGACCTTCTCCAGCTCGTCGCGGCAGATCTTGAGTACGTCGTGGACCTGGCCGGGGCGGCAGCCGGCGTACACGCCGAACAGGCCGCAGTCGGCGAAGCTGGAGGTGTACGAGTACACGCTGTAGGCCAGGCCGCGCTTCTCCCGTACCTCCTGGAAGAGGCGGGACGACATGCCGCCGCCGAGGGCCGTGTTCAGTACACCGAGCGCCCAGCGGCGGTCGTCGGTGCGGGACAGGCCCGGCATGCCGAGGACGACGTGCGCCTGCTCGGTCTTGCGGTTGAGGTGCTCGACGCGGCCGGCGGTGCGGATGACGCGGGAGCCGTCGCGCGGGTCGAGCGGGACCGCGTCCGTGCGGGACAGGGCGCCGGCGCGCTCGAAGGCCCTGCGGACCTGGCGTACGACGGTGGCGTGGTCGACGTTGCCGGCGGCCGCGACGACGAGGTGCGTCGGGTCGTAGTGCTTCTTGTAGAAGCGGCGGATGCGGTCCGCGGAGAGCGCCTCGACGGTGTCGACGGTGCCGAGGACCGGGCGGCCCAGCGGGGTGTCGCCGAACATCGTTTTGGCGAACAGGTCGTGGACCACGTCGCCCGGGTCGTCCTCGGTCATCGCGATCTCTTCGAGGATGACGCCGCGCTCGGCGTCGACGTCCTCGGCCCTGATCAGGGAGCCCGTCAGCATGTCGCAGACGATGTCGATGGCGAGGGGGAGGTTGGTGTCCAGGACACGTGCGTAGTAGCACGTGTACTCCTTCGCCGTGAAGGCGTTCATCTCGCCGCCGACCGCGTCGATCGCGGACGAGATGTCGAGGGCACTGCGCTTCTCGGTGCCCTTGAAGAGGAGGTGCTCCAGGTAGTGCGTCGCGCCGTTCAGCGCCGGGGTCTCGTCGCGCGAGCCGACGTGCGCCCAGATGCCGAAGGTGGCGGAGCGTACGGAGGGCAGGGTCTCGGTGACGATCCGCAGGCCGCCGGGGAGGGTGGTCCTGCGGACGGTGCCGATGCCGTTCTGGCCCTTGAGCAGTGTTTGGGTACGGGCGACGGCCCGCCCCTCCGAAGAGGTGCGGGCCGTCGTCACGGAACTACGGGATGTCACTGGTCGGCGTCGGCCTTCTGGTCGGCGTCGGTGCCCTCTTCGCCCTCGATCACGGGGACGAGGGAGAGCTTGCCGCGGGAGTCGATCTCGGCGATCTCGACCTGGACCTTCTGGCCCACGCCGAGGACGTCCTCGACGTTCTCCACGCGCTTGCCACCGGCGAGCTTGCGGATCTGCGAGATGTGCAGCAGACCGTCCTTGCCGGGCATCAGGGAGACGAAGGCACCGAAGGTGGTGGTCTTGACGACCGTACCCAGGTAGCGCTCGCCGACCTCCGGCATGGTCGGGTTCGCGATCGCGTTGATCGTCGCGCGGGCCGCCTCGGCCTGCGAGCCGACCTGGGCACCGATGTAGATGGTGCCGTCGTCCTCGATCGTGATGTCCGCGCCGGTGTCCTCCTGGATCTGGTTGATCATCTTGCCCTTGGGGCCGATGACCTCACCGATCTTGTCCACGGGGATCTTGACGGTGATGATCCGCGGGGCGTTGGGGGACATCTCGTCCGGCGTGTCGATCGCTTCCATCATCACGTCGAGGATGTGGAGGCGGGCGTCGCGGGCCTGCTTGAGGGCCGCGGCCAGGACGGAGGCCGGAATGCCGTCCAGCTTGGTGTCGAGCTGGAGGGCGGTGACGAATTCCTTCGTACCGGCGACCTTGAAGTCCATGTCACCGAACGCGTCCTCGGCACCGAGGATGTCGGTGAGGGCGACGTAGTGCGTCTTGCCGTCGATCTCCTGCGAGATCAGGCCCATGGCGATACCGGCGACGGGGGCCTTGAGGGGCACACCGGCGTTCAG is part of the Streptomyces agglomeratus genome and encodes:
- a CDS encoding M16 family metallopeptidase is translated as MTSRSSVTTARTSSEGRAVARTQTLLKGQNGIGTVRRTTLPGGLRIVTETLPSVRSATFGIWAHVGSRDETPALNGATHYLEHLLFKGTEKRSALDISSAIDAVGGEMNAFTAKEYTCYYARVLDTNLPLAIDIVCDMLTGSLIRAEDVDAERGVILEEIAMTEDDPGDVVHDLFAKTMFGDTPLGRPVLGTVDTVEALSADRIRRFYKKHYDPTHLVVAAAGNVDHATVVRQVRRAFERAGALSRTDAVPLDPRDGSRVIRTAGRVEHLNRKTEQAHVVLGMPGLSRTDDRRWALGVLNTALGGGMSSRLFQEVREKRGLAYSVYSYTSSFADCGLFGVYAGCRPGQVHDVLKICRDELEKVAANGLPDEEIDRAVGQLSGSTVLGLEDTGALMNRIGKSELAWGEHISVDDMLARMAAVTPDEVREVAADVLGHRPSLSVIGPLKDKQADRLHESVA